One Luteibacter aegosomaticola genomic window carries:
- a CDS encoding glycosyltransferase family 4 protein: protein MRILIDLQACQSPSGRVRGVGRYCLALAEAMIRQDRGHEVVIAVNGAMPASVAHIRDTFRDLLPDERVLMWESIGPTASMDDGNLERNRVAEHLRESFFDEVGADVVLTMSMIDGYADSVVTSVRAGSSALQVAIAFDFIPFLMPEVYLARQGVADWYAGKLQHLRQCDLLLGISEFTSREASEILGVDPARVVNISAAVGPEFRNLGDVHAASSVRKHGISRPFVMYAGGFDPRKNLARLIEAFALLPAEVRDAHQLVLVGGIGSVERGALEQVSASHGLSPDDLVFTGFVSDDELVNLYNACALYAFPSTHEGFGLPALEAMACGAVVVGSNTTSLPEVIGAPEALFSPYDPQAIARKLLQGLVDDTFRDAMRSHAVEQVKLFSWEMSADAAWRAIEAAHAHPPRVLGVERSSAHARRKLAVLSGRDTLPAAIATLCEGAAVTMFTPAARTPESMALPGGWSWRPLSGLDPRAFDVVIVDAAGLVATAPLLTALRSSRALIVAGDEVIGELGQRLRVLDRHLLAQMLYGWGGYAALARLEDDALLAATPVSVLAFGSAHWTLHEASTPLQRRSAEVLVGELIELPGVKSWGTNDLTQLAAAVAGNLPKRAPQRALYVDVSNLVMTDAKTGIQRVVRHVLTELLASPPDGFRIEPIYIRAHEVFRYARTFTTERFYPDVAPADDEPVDFRPGDIFLGLDLAAHLVPAFREAFVGMRARGVAVSFVVYDLLPLLRPDCFDAIHLPVFRAWYEAIAELADGIVSISRTVSDEFKAWLDQSAPRRDRPLRLGWFHLGADLVPAAPAGEVAEVVLPSLGSRPTFLMVGTIEPRKGHAQVLAAFEDLWSRGRDVNLVIIGKPGWRTETLMSRLRGHAEAGRRLFWMEKADDHQLVAMYGSASALLAASEGEGFGLPLIEAAQYGLPIIARDLPVFREVAGEHAAYFSGFEPRDLADAVDAWVDLFVASAHPRSAGMPWITWQQATQQLMDVVALGDWRDAWSSNSRRCFLATDYRADTTTGVFSKGRLLTSGVPGMLYGSVAFPLARGDYRITVRGHHGPVNGGWLDVVAQQGRWRVASNDLKGDGGVLAHMRVALHQDVEDLQLRLMVDADTDLVFESLEISPWDGPAMPT from the coding sequence ATGCGAATTCTTATTGATCTGCAGGCGTGTCAATCCCCTAGTGGCCGCGTACGCGGTGTTGGGCGCTACTGCCTTGCTTTGGCCGAGGCCATGATCCGTCAGGATCGTGGCCATGAGGTGGTCATCGCGGTTAACGGTGCCATGCCCGCATCCGTGGCCCATATTCGCGACACCTTCCGCGATCTCCTGCCTGACGAACGGGTGCTGATGTGGGAAAGCATCGGCCCGACGGCATCGATGGATGACGGGAACCTTGAGCGTAACCGTGTCGCCGAACACCTGCGCGAGTCCTTCTTCGACGAGGTCGGCGCCGACGTCGTGCTGACCATGAGCATGATCGATGGCTACGCGGACTCTGTTGTAACGTCCGTTCGTGCGGGTTCCTCCGCGCTCCAGGTCGCTATCGCGTTTGATTTCATCCCGTTTCTCATGCCTGAGGTATATCTGGCAAGGCAGGGTGTAGCCGATTGGTATGCAGGAAAGTTGCAACACCTGCGCCAGTGCGATCTGCTGCTCGGTATCTCCGAGTTTACCAGTCGCGAGGCTTCCGAGATCCTTGGCGTTGATCCGGCGCGGGTTGTAAACATTTCCGCGGCAGTTGGACCCGAGTTCCGGAATCTCGGTGACGTGCATGCTGCATCTTCCGTGCGTAAACACGGTATCTCCCGTCCTTTCGTGATGTATGCCGGTGGGTTCGATCCCCGCAAGAACCTGGCTCGACTGATCGAGGCGTTTGCGCTCCTGCCGGCCGAAGTTCGCGATGCGCACCAACTGGTTCTGGTCGGCGGCATTGGTTCGGTCGAGCGGGGTGCTCTTGAGCAGGTAAGCGCATCCCATGGTCTCTCCCCAGACGATCTCGTCTTCACGGGGTTCGTGTCCGACGATGAGTTGGTAAATCTCTACAATGCCTGCGCGCTTTACGCGTTTCCCTCGACACATGAGGGGTTTGGCCTGCCCGCATTAGAGGCCATGGCATGTGGCGCTGTGGTCGTCGGCTCGAACACGACCAGTCTGCCGGAAGTCATTGGGGCGCCGGAGGCGCTGTTCTCGCCTTATGACCCTCAGGCGATCGCGCGTAAGCTTCTTCAGGGGTTGGTCGACGACACGTTCCGTGACGCCATGCGTTCCCATGCGGTCGAGCAGGTCAAGCTTTTTTCATGGGAAATGAGCGCCGACGCCGCCTGGAGGGCAATTGAAGCGGCGCACGCGCACCCTCCGCGCGTGCTGGGTGTCGAGCGTTCGTCCGCCCATGCCCGACGTAAGCTTGCGGTGCTGAGTGGGCGGGACACTTTGCCCGCTGCGATCGCGACGCTTTGCGAAGGCGCGGCCGTGACGATGTTCACGCCGGCAGCCCGCACGCCTGAGTCGATGGCGCTGCCTGGTGGCTGGTCGTGGCGACCCCTATCCGGGCTGGATCCGCGCGCATTTGATGTTGTCATCGTGGACGCGGCTGGCCTGGTGGCGACGGCGCCCTTGTTGACCGCCTTGCGTAGTAGTCGTGCGCTCATTGTTGCTGGCGACGAGGTCATTGGCGAATTGGGCCAACGGCTGCGGGTGCTCGATAGGCACCTGCTCGCGCAGATGCTGTACGGGTGGGGTGGCTACGCCGCGCTGGCGCGGTTGGAGGACGATGCGCTGCTCGCCGCGACGCCGGTCAGTGTATTGGCGTTTGGTTCTGCCCATTGGACGCTACACGAAGCAAGCACGCCACTTCAGCGCCGGTCGGCAGAGGTACTGGTGGGCGAATTGATCGAGCTGCCGGGGGTAAAGTCGTGGGGTACCAACGATCTTACGCAGCTCGCCGCAGCGGTAGCCGGCAATTTGCCTAAGCGCGCGCCGCAGCGCGCCCTTTATGTTGATGTGTCGAACCTCGTCATGACGGATGCCAAGACCGGCATTCAGCGCGTCGTGCGGCATGTACTCACTGAGCTTCTGGCTAGCCCTCCCGACGGATTCCGAATTGAGCCAATCTACATCCGTGCGCACGAGGTCTTTCGCTACGCCCGGACATTTACCACCGAGCGCTTCTATCCCGATGTTGCGCCTGCCGACGACGAGCCGGTCGATTTTCGCCCTGGGGACATTTTTCTTGGGCTGGACCTTGCGGCGCACCTTGTACCGGCCTTCAGGGAGGCGTTCGTCGGCATGCGCGCGCGTGGCGTCGCAGTATCGTTCGTTGTCTATGATTTGCTCCCGCTGCTGCGCCCCGATTGTTTTGACGCCATCCACTTGCCGGTGTTTCGCGCGTGGTATGAGGCTATCGCCGAACTCGCCGACGGAATCGTCTCGATTTCGCGCACGGTTTCAGATGAATTCAAAGCCTGGCTAGACCAGAGTGCGCCACGTCGTGACCGGCCGTTGCGGTTGGGTTGGTTCCACCTCGGAGCCGATCTCGTGCCGGCAGCGCCCGCGGGCGAGGTTGCAGAGGTGGTTTTGCCGTCCTTAGGGAGTCGTCCGACATTTCTTATGGTCGGCACCATTGAGCCGCGCAAGGGGCACGCCCAGGTACTTGCTGCGTTCGAGGACTTGTGGAGCCGCGGGCGCGACGTGAACCTCGTGATCATCGGCAAGCCTGGTTGGCGGACCGAGACGTTGATGTCGCGTCTGCGCGGCCATGCCGAAGCGGGGCGCCGGCTGTTCTGGATGGAAAAGGCAGACGATCACCAGCTCGTCGCCATGTACGGCAGTGCGTCGGCTCTACTTGCGGCGTCCGAGGGGGAGGGGTTCGGCCTGCCCCTGATCGAGGCGGCCCAGTACGGTCTCCCGATTATCGCGCGCGACCTACCCGTGTTCCGCGAGGTGGCTGGCGAGCACGCCGCGTATTTCTCGGGTTTCGAGCCGCGAGACCTGGCAGATGCGGTCGACGCCTGGGTGGATCTATTCGTTGCTTCAGCCCACCCCCGCTCAGCGGGTATGCCGTGGATTACGTGGCAGCAGGCCACGCAGCAACTCATGGATGTCGTCGCGTTGGGCGACTGGAGGGATGCCTGGTCGTCCAATTCGCGCAGGTGCTTCCTGGCGACCGACTATCGTGCCGACACGACGACGGGAGTGTTTAGCAAGGGCCGTCTGCTCACCAGTGGCGTGCCCGGCATGCTCTATGGTTCGGTGGCGTTTCCGCTGGCACGTGGCGATTACCGGATCACTGTCCGTGGTCACCACGGCCCGGTGAACGGCGGCTGGCTCGATGTGGTCGCCCAGCAAGGGCGCTGGCGCGTGGCATCGAACGACCTCAAGGGGGATGGAGGTGTCCTTGCTCACATGCGGGTGGCCTTGCACCAGGATGTGGAGGATCTCCAGCTTCGGCTCATGGTCGACGCCGACACGGACCTCGTCTTCGAAAGCCTCGAAATTTCGCCATGGGACGGCCCTGCCATGCCAACCTGA
- the gmd gene encoding GDP-mannose 4,6-dehydratase yields the protein MKTALITGISGQDGAYLAELLLNKGYRVYGTYRRTSSVNFWRIEELGIQNHPNLELVEFDLTDGGSAIRLLQQTGATEVYNLAAQSFVGVSFDQPATTAAITGVGALHLLEAIRIVNPKIRFYQASTSEMFGKVQAVPQKEDTPFYPRSPYGVAKLYAHWITVNYRESYGIFGSSGILFNHESPLRGREFVTRKITDAVAKIKLGKLETLELGNLDAKRDWGFAKEYVEGMWRMLQADEPDTFVLATNRTETVRDFVTLAFKAVDIEIEWKGKEEGETGVDKASGKTLVRINPKFYRPAEVELLIGDPAKAFEKLGWKPDTTLEQLCKMMVESDLRRNERDASF from the coding sequence ATGAAGACAGCACTGATCACCGGAATCTCGGGCCAGGACGGCGCCTACCTTGCCGAGCTCCTGCTTAACAAGGGGTACCGTGTATACGGTACCTACCGGCGCACCAGTTCGGTCAATTTCTGGCGCATCGAGGAGCTGGGCATCCAGAACCACCCCAACCTCGAGCTGGTCGAGTTCGATCTGACCGACGGCGGTTCCGCCATCCGTCTCCTGCAGCAGACGGGCGCCACCGAGGTGTACAACCTTGCGGCGCAGAGCTTCGTGGGCGTGTCGTTCGATCAGCCGGCGACCACCGCGGCTATCACCGGCGTCGGTGCACTGCACCTGCTCGAGGCCATTCGTATCGTCAACCCGAAGATCCGCTTCTACCAGGCATCGACCTCGGAGATGTTCGGCAAGGTGCAGGCCGTGCCGCAGAAGGAAGACACGCCGTTCTACCCGCGTAGCCCGTACGGCGTTGCCAAGCTTTACGCCCACTGGATTACGGTTAACTACCGTGAGTCGTACGGCATCTTTGGTTCGAGCGGCATCCTGTTCAACCACGAATCGCCGCTGCGTGGCCGTGAGTTCGTCACCCGCAAGATCACCGACGCCGTCGCCAAGATCAAGCTGGGCAAGCTCGAGACGCTCGAGCTGGGCAACCTCGATGCCAAGCGCGACTGGGGCTTCGCCAAGGAATACGTGGAAGGCATGTGGCGCATGCTGCAGGCTGATGAGCCGGATACCTTCGTGCTTGCCACCAATCGCACCGAGACGGTGCGCGATTTCGTCACCCTTGCGTTCAAGGCCGTGGATATCGAGATCGAGTGGAAGGGCAAGGAAGAGGGCGAGACGGGCGTCGACAAGGCCTCCGGCAAGACCCTCGTGCGTATCAACCCCAAGTTCTACCGTCCGGCCGAAGTGGAGCTGCTGATCGGCGATCCCGCCAAGGCGTTCGAGAAGCTCGGCTGGAAGCCGGATACCACGCTTGAGCAGCTGTGCAAGATGATGGTGGAGTCCGACCTGCGCCGAAATGAACGTGACGCTTCGTTCTGA
- a CDS encoding NAD-dependent epimerase/dehydratase family protein, producing the protein MNVTLRSDGAPGRVLVTGHRGFTGHYVTAALHAAGYDVLGLSTQPADLTAPGVDLLDRAAVRRAVDDARPDAVVHLAAIAFVAHGDAEEMYRTNVVGTRNLLEALAAQAQAPRAVLLASSANVYGNSDVELLDERVVASPANDYAVSKLAMEYMAKLWTDRLPITLARPFNYTGVGQAENFLLPKIVSHFQRRADVIELGNIDVARDFQDVRFVADAYTRLLAADAAGATVNLCSGTSVSLMEVIGMMQDIAGYEIEVRVNPAFIRGNEVARLTGDNRLLRSLIGPLDIIPLRATLEWMYENHTLAR; encoded by the coding sequence ATGAACGTGACGCTTCGTTCTGATGGCGCCCCCGGTCGGGTACTGGTCACCGGCCATCGGGGGTTCACAGGTCATTACGTGACGGCCGCGCTACACGCGGCCGGTTACGACGTGCTCGGCCTCTCCACGCAGCCGGCTGACCTCACTGCGCCGGGTGTCGATCTCCTTGATCGTGCGGCCGTGCGCCGCGCGGTGGACGACGCACGGCCTGATGCGGTCGTGCACCTGGCCGCCATTGCTTTCGTTGCGCATGGCGATGCCGAAGAGATGTACCGGACCAACGTCGTCGGGACGCGTAACCTGCTTGAAGCGCTCGCGGCACAGGCGCAAGCACCCCGCGCCGTCCTGCTGGCGAGCAGCGCCAACGTCTATGGCAACAGTGATGTCGAATTGCTTGATGAGCGTGTCGTAGCCTCACCAGCTAACGACTACGCTGTGAGCAAGCTCGCAATGGAATACATGGCCAAGCTGTGGACAGATCGCTTGCCGATCACCCTGGCACGGCCGTTCAATTACACCGGTGTTGGCCAGGCCGAAAACTTCCTGCTGCCTAAGATCGTGTCGCATTTTCAGCGCCGGGCCGACGTCATCGAGTTGGGTAATATCGATGTGGCGCGCGATTTCCAGGACGTGCGCTTCGTCGCTGATGCATATACCCGTTTGCTTGCCGCGGATGCCGCTGGTGCAACGGTGAACTTATGCTCAGGAACCTCGGTTTCGTTGATGGAGGTCATCGGGATGATGCAGGACATCGCGGGTTACGAGATTGAAGTCCGCGTGAATCCGGCATTCATTCGTGGCAATGAGGTGGCACGCCTCACCGGCGACAACCGTCTTCTCCGCTCGCTCATCGGGCCGCTCGATATCATTCCGCTGCGTGCTACGTTGGAATGGATGTACGAAAACCACACGCTGGCGCGTTGA
- a CDS encoding phosphomannomutase, with product MKCFKAYDIRGRMPDELNADIAYRIGRAFARAVGAGDVVVGYDIRLDSPAFAAEVARGLMDEGRNAIDIGLCGTEEVYFQTAHRGVAGGIMVTASHNPIDYNGMKLVRENARPISGDTGLRDIERMVEDDAFGEPVTGRGELRRDHDKSAYIEHLLGYIDVAALKPLKIVVNAGNGGAGAIIDLLEPHLPFTFVRINHEPDGHFPNGIPNPLLPENRDATARAVVASGADMGIAWDGDFDRCFLFDARGEFIEGYYIVGLLAAQMLEKHKGARIIHDPRLTWNTVEMVASAGGIPVQSKTGHAFIKERMRAEDAVYGGEMSAHHYFRDFAYCDSGMIPWLLVAERIGKTGTSLTDMLAERLAAFPCSGEINFRVDDAASTVARIVEHFRASADNIENVDGVSMSFGNWRFNLRSSNTEPLLRLNVEARGDAALMSAKTDELRALIGGASA from the coding sequence ATGAAGTGTTTCAAGGCCTACGACATCCGGGGCCGGATGCCTGACGAGTTAAATGCTGATATCGCCTACCGTATCGGTCGCGCCTTCGCGCGGGCGGTCGGTGCCGGTGATGTCGTGGTCGGCTATGACATCCGCCTTGATAGCCCAGCATTTGCCGCGGAAGTGGCGAGAGGGTTGATGGACGAAGGGCGAAACGCCATCGATATCGGTCTTTGCGGCACTGAAGAGGTCTACTTCCAGACGGCCCATCGTGGTGTCGCCGGCGGCATCATGGTCACAGCCAGCCACAACCCGATCGACTACAACGGCATGAAGCTGGTTCGTGAGAACGCGCGCCCAATCAGCGGCGATACCGGCCTGCGTGATATCGAACGCATGGTTGAAGACGATGCGTTCGGCGAGCCGGTAACTGGGCGCGGCGAGCTGCGCCGCGATCACGACAAGTCGGCGTATATCGAGCATTTACTGGGCTATATCGACGTCGCTGCGCTGAAGCCGTTAAAGATCGTCGTCAACGCCGGCAACGGCGGGGCCGGCGCTATCATCGATCTGCTGGAACCCCATCTTCCCTTCACATTCGTGCGCATTAACCATGAACCGGATGGCCACTTCCCCAACGGGATCCCCAATCCGCTGCTTCCGGAGAACCGCGATGCCACGGCACGTGCGGTCGTTGCGTCTGGGGCAGACATGGGCATCGCGTGGGATGGCGATTTCGATCGTTGCTTCCTGTTCGACGCGCGTGGTGAGTTTATCGAGGGCTACTACATCGTAGGCCTTCTGGCTGCGCAGATGCTCGAAAAGCACAAGGGTGCACGCATCATTCATGACCCGCGGCTCACCTGGAACACGGTGGAGATGGTGGCGTCGGCGGGTGGCATTCCCGTGCAAAGCAAGACCGGCCATGCCTTCATCAAGGAGCGGATGCGCGCTGAAGACGCCGTTTATGGCGGTGAAATGAGTGCGCACCATTATTTCAGGGATTTTGCCTATTGTGATTCAGGGATGATTCCCTGGTTGCTTGTGGCGGAACGCATCGGGAAGACGGGTACGTCGCTGACCGACATGCTTGCCGAACGTCTGGCGGCTTTTCCGTGCAGCGGTGAGATCAATTTCCGCGTGGACGATGCAGCGTCCACGGTGGCACGAATCGTCGAGCACTTCCGGGCATCGGCGGATAACATCGAAAACGTCGATGGTGTGAGCATGTCGTTCGGAAACTGGCGGTTCAACCTGCGTTCGTCGAACACAGAGCCGCTGCTTCGTCTTAATGTCGAGGCGCGAGGCGATGCTGCACTGATGTCCGCAAAAACCGACGAACTTCGCGCGCTGATCGGGGGCGCGTCTGCCTGA
- a CDS encoding FkbM family methyltransferase, producing the protein MRGDAMEADVNIAGRQFTLTSDDAYLGALGATFEPEMVRLFECFAKGTVLDIGANIGCTALAFSGMADIVHAFEPSPSTFELLATNTSVVGNVQRHNYGLGDAAGAFELTFAPTNRSGGFVSNQTQASAGHTVEKIEIRTLDDVAPSLVGSNIDFIKIDVEGFEGSVIRGGERTLAAARPVVALELNHWCLNAFQRTSVPDFFDYLRAVFPTLYAVEGSTYLNLHDPNESYAVMYQHILHMRYVTLVGSFDTAALAAFHARYEHRLAA; encoded by the coding sequence ATGCGCGGGGATGCGATGGAAGCCGATGTCAATATTGCCGGGCGTCAGTTCACGCTGACGTCCGATGACGCGTACCTGGGGGCATTAGGTGCGACGTTCGAGCCGGAAATGGTCAGGCTGTTCGAGTGTTTTGCAAAGGGGACGGTTCTCGATATCGGGGCCAATATCGGCTGTACTGCACTCGCATTCTCAGGCATGGCTGATATCGTCCATGCCTTCGAACCCTCGCCATCCACCTTTGAATTACTGGCTACGAACACGTCAGTCGTCGGCAACGTGCAACGGCACAACTACGGTCTAGGCGATGCGGCGGGTGCATTCGAACTGACCTTCGCGCCTACCAATCGCTCAGGTGGCTTTGTGTCGAACCAGACGCAGGCAAGTGCGGGCCACACCGTGGAGAAGATCGAGATCCGGACCCTCGATGATGTCGCGCCGTCGCTGGTCGGCAGCAATATTGACTTCATCAAAATCGACGTCGAGGGGTTCGAGGGGAGCGTGATCCGTGGCGGCGAGCGCACCCTTGCTGCCGCGCGCCCCGTCGTTGCCCTCGAGTTGAATCACTGGTGCCTCAACGCATTCCAGCGGACGAGCGTCCCTGACTTCTTCGACTACCTACGTGCAGTCTTTCCGACACTTTATGCGGTGGAAGGTAGTACGTATCTTAATCTGCATGACCCTAATGAGAGTTATGCGGTGATGTACCAGCACATCCTGCACATGCGTTACGTTACATTGGTCGGCTCATTCGATACGGCAGCACTCGCGGCTTTCCACGCGCGCTACGAGCACCGTCTGGCCGCTTGA
- a CDS encoding mannose-1-phosphate guanylyltransferase/mannose-6-phosphate isomerase → MDMLIPVILSGGSGTRLWPLSRKNRPKQFLALMGENTLFQQTVLRTTKLDQAQAPIIVCSEDHRFTVAEQLQELRVGGASILLEPAARNTAPAIALAAMQAASSDPEALLLVLPADHLIGDEASFTDAVRRAAPLAADGWLVTFGIRPEAPETGFGYIKRAESVSPDGFKVAQFVEKPDSATAERYVASGEFDWNSGMFLFKAGRFLDELKACSPAIHDAVASVYATAKPDLDFVRFDKTAMAAVPEDSIDYAVMEKTKHAAVVPVSCRWSDIGSWSALWDASEKDADGNATQGDVVTYDTRNTLVRSHDRHMVATIGLDDVVVISTPDATLVASRDKVQHVKQVVDGLNRAGRSEHLAHRQVYRPWGSYDSIDMGERFQVKRIVVKPGSVLSLQMHHHRAEHWIVVSGTAEVTCGEKVFLLTENQSTYIPLGVTHRLRNVGKVPLELIEVQSGSYLGEDDIVRFEDVYGRA, encoded by the coding sequence CTGGACATGCTTATTCCTGTGATTCTAAGCGGCGGCAGTGGCACGCGGCTGTGGCCACTTTCCCGCAAGAACCGGCCTAAGCAGTTCCTTGCGCTGATGGGCGAGAATACGCTCTTCCAGCAGACGGTCTTGCGGACGACCAAGCTCGACCAGGCGCAAGCACCGATCATCGTTTGCAGCGAGGATCACCGCTTCACCGTCGCCGAACAGTTGCAGGAGCTACGGGTCGGTGGGGCGTCAATCCTGCTCGAGCCCGCCGCGCGGAATACTGCGCCAGCCATCGCCCTGGCGGCCATGCAGGCCGCTTCGTCCGACCCTGAAGCACTGCTGCTCGTCCTCCCCGCCGACCACCTTATCGGCGACGAGGCCAGCTTCACGGATGCCGTGCGCCGCGCCGCACCACTCGCCGCCGATGGCTGGCTGGTGACCTTTGGCATCCGCCCCGAGGCGCCGGAGACGGGCTTTGGCTATATCAAGCGCGCCGAGTCCGTGTCGCCGGATGGTTTCAAGGTGGCTCAGTTCGTCGAGAAGCCCGATTCCGCCACCGCAGAGCGATACGTCGCGAGTGGAGAGTTCGACTGGAACTCGGGCATGTTCCTGTTCAAGGCCGGGCGCTTCCTCGACGAGCTAAAGGCCTGTTCCCCCGCGATCCATGATGCCGTCGCCAGCGTATACGCAACGGCCAAACCGGACCTGGACTTCGTTCGCTTCGACAAGACAGCGATGGCAGCCGTGCCCGAAGATTCGATCGACTACGCGGTGATGGAGAAGACCAAGCACGCCGCCGTGGTGCCCGTCAGCTGCCGGTGGAGCGATATCGGCTCCTGGTCCGCGCTCTGGGACGCCTCTGAAAAGGACGCCGACGGCAATGCAACGCAGGGTGATGTTGTCACCTACGACACCCGTAACACACTCGTTCGCTCGCATGACCGCCACATGGTCGCAACCATCGGCCTCGATGACGTGGTCGTTATTTCGACACCGGATGCCACGCTAGTTGCCAGCCGCGACAAGGTCCAACACGTGAAGCAGGTGGTCGACGGCCTGAACCGCGCGGGGCGATCCGAGCACCTTGCCCATCGCCAGGTGTACCGCCCCTGGGGTAGCTACGACTCGATCGACATGGGCGAGCGCTTCCAGGTCAAGCGAATTGTCGTCAAGCCGGGTTCGGTACTCAGCCTGCAGATGCACCATCACCGCGCGGAACATTGGATCGTCGTATCCGGTACCGCCGAGGTCACCTGCGGCGAAAAGGTGTTCCTGCTGACCGAAAACCAGAGCACCTACATTCCGCTCGGCGTTACGCACCGTCTTCGCAACGTAGGCAAGGTGCCCCTTGAGCTGATCGAAGTGCAGTCCGGCAGCTACCTGGGCGAGGACGACATCGTCCGGTTCGAAGACGTCTACGGGCGCGCCTGA
- a CDS encoding glycosyltransferase family 4 protein → MRRYRVLIVLSYYHPYISGVSEYAKHLGELLAPHCDVTVLTGRHDPALPEHEVLNGVTVRRAPASIFLHKGYLSAALARDFRELVRQHDVVNFHLPMLDAAWLTSLIPRSTPVISTYQCDVQPVGGLLDRVAVAAVNVASRRILRRSDRIVVLSLDYAGGSRILRGFEHRLMEGYAPIRDTGASHRTPNASPVIGFLGRFVEEKGIGVLVDAFAKVLHRFPDATLRLAGDYANVAGGSIYPQIRPAIDALGPRVELLGRVDDEGIARFYAGLDVFVLPSINAYEAFGMVQVEAMLAGVPVVASDMRGVRVPVEKTGNGWLSPPGDSDALASTLVAALEARGSRAPETIRQAALDAFANDVFIAKYLGMVQQLAS, encoded by the coding sequence ATGCGTCGTTATCGGGTCCTGATTGTCCTTAGCTACTACCACCCCTACATCAGTGGGGTGTCGGAGTACGCCAAGCACCTGGGCGAGCTACTCGCGCCGCATTGCGACGTCACGGTACTCACGGGCCGGCACGACCCAGCACTGCCCGAGCACGAGGTGCTGAACGGCGTGACGGTACGTCGCGCTCCCGCCAGCATCTTTCTTCACAAGGGCTACCTCAGCGCGGCCCTGGCGCGCGACTTCCGCGAACTCGTCCGCCAACACGATGTCGTCAACTTCCATCTACCCATGCTTGACGCTGCGTGGCTGACATCGCTTATACCGCGTAGCACCCCGGTTATTTCCACGTACCAGTGTGACGTACAGCCCGTCGGGGGCCTGCTGGACCGTGTTGCCGTGGCAGCCGTCAACGTCGCCTCACGGCGCATCCTCCGTCGCTCGGACCGGATCGTCGTGCTGTCACTGGATTACGCCGGAGGCTCGCGCATCCTTCGGGGGTTTGAGCACCGCCTGATGGAAGGCTACGCACCTATCCGCGACACCGGCGCATCGCATCGCACACCCAACGCTTCACCCGTGATTGGTTTTCTGGGCCGATTCGTCGAAGAGAAAGGCATTGGCGTGCTGGTCGACGCATTCGCCAAGGTGCTCCACCGCTTCCCGGATGCCACCCTGCGACTAGCTGGCGATTACGCCAACGTCGCGGGTGGCTCAATCTACCCACAGATCCGTCCCGCCATCGATGCACTGGGCCCCCGGGTCGAACTGCTGGGCAGGGTGGACGACGAAGGCATCGCTCGCTTCTACGCCGGGCTGGACGTCTTCGTGCTACCAAGCATCAACGCCTACGAAGCCTTCGGCATGGTCCAGGTCGAGGCCATGCTGGCGGGCGTGCCGGTGGTAGCTAGTGACATGCGCGGCGTACGCGTGCCGGTCGAGAAGACAGGCAACGGCTGGCTCAGCCCGCCGGGAGATTCCGATGCCCTGGCTAGCACCCTGGTGGCAGCGCTCGAAGCCCGGGGCAGCCGTGCCCCCGAAACGATCCGTCAGGCCGCGCTGGATGCCTTCGCGAATGACGTATTTATAGCCAAGTACCTCGGCATGGTGCAGCAGCTGGCTAGCTGA
- a CDS encoding EamA family transporter: MPITVLLPIVFLGALLSAIGGILLKLGAVLLPPIHDLRSLLAIALNWRIMAGLCMYFIPAVMWIILLRKVELSLLQPLMSMVYVITPVMAIFMLNEQVSPQRWAGIAVIVLGVIIISRS, encoded by the coding sequence ATGCCCATTACCGTTCTCCTGCCCATCGTGTTCCTGGGTGCCCTGCTCAGCGCTATCGGCGGCATCTTGCTCAAGCTTGGCGCGGTGCTCTTACCGCCCATCCATGACCTTCGCAGCCTGCTTGCCATCGCTCTCAACTGGCGGATCATGGCCGGCCTTTGCATGTACTTCATCCCTGCGGTCATGTGGATCATCCTGCTTCGCAAGGTCGAGCTCAGCCTCCTGCAGCCGCTCATGTCGATGGTTTACGTGATCACGCCGGTCATGGCCATTTTCATGTTGAACGAACAGGTTTCCCCGCAGCGTTGGGCCGGCATCGCCGTGATCGTACTTGGCGTCATCATCATCTCGAGGTCGTGA